A genome region from Leptodactylus fuscus isolate aLepFus1 chromosome 6, aLepFus1.hap2, whole genome shotgun sequence includes the following:
- the PCGF2 gene encoding polycomb group RING finger protein 2, with the protein MHRTMRIKMTELNPHLMCALCGGYFIDAATIVECLHSFCKTCILRYLEAHKFCPMCDSQVHKGRPLLSIRSDKTLQDIVYKLVPGLFRDEMKRRREFYASYARKEANSGSSSEQGDKVTETGELVVHEEESISLSIQFSEDARDETQESADSEDLEKRNSLRFLRCPAAMTITHLAKFLRNKMDVPSKYKVEILYEEELLKDYYTLMDIAYIYPWGRTGPLPLKYRVQPTCKRLRFSRPRSLQEVNRGTTSEGESTSDKASSPAPIPSTSSSLPSPATPCQGSPNPSTELAPASTIHNGHSASRGRKVTLNGVPGPPLT; encoded by the exons ATGCATCGGACCATGCGGATCAAAATGACTGAGCTCAACCCGCACCTCATGTGCGCACTGTGTGGCGGGTACTTCATTGATGCGGCCACCATTGTGGAGTGTCTGCATTCCT TCTGTAAGACATGCATCCTGCGTTACTTAGAAGCCCACAAATTCTGCCCAATGTGCGACTCTCAGGTGCACAAAGGACGCCCACTACTTAGCATCAG GTCAGACAAAACATTGCAAGATATTGTATATAAGCTTGTGCCAGGACTCTTCAGAG ATGAGATGAAGCGACGAAGGGAGTTCTACGCTTCATATGCTCGGAAAGAAG CTAACAGTGGCTCCAGCTCCGAGCAGGGGGACAAAGTCACCGAGACTGGAGAATTGGTGGTACATGAGGAGGAGAGCATCAGTCTATCAATTCAGTTCTCAGAGGATGCAAG GGATGAAACACAAGAATCAGCTGACAGTGAAGACCTGGAGAAG AGGAACAGTCTTCGTTTCCTGCGTTGTCCTGCAGCCATGACCATAACCCACCTTGCTAAATTCTTACGAAACAAGATGGATGTTCCAAGCAAGTATAAG GTTGAGATTCTGTATGAAGAAGAGCTACTAAAGGACTACTATACACTAATGGACATTGCTTACATATATCCCTGGGGAAGG ACTGGTCCACTACCTCTCAAGTATCGGGTACAGCCAACCTGCAAGAGATTACGATTCAGTCGTCCAAGAAGCCTCCAAGAAGTCAACCGTGGGACAACATCAGAAGGGGAATCAACCAGTGACAAGGCCAGCAGCCCAGCGCCAATTCCCTctacctcctcctccctccccagtCCTGCCACTCCTTGCCAAGGCTCTCCAAATCCCAGCACTGAACTTGCCCCCGCATCCACCATCCATAATGGCCACTCTGCCAGCCGGGGGCGTAAAGTTACGCTCAATGGGGTTCCTGGACCCCCCCTGACTTGA